The following DNA comes from Triticum aestivum cultivar Chinese Spring chromosome 3D, IWGSC CS RefSeq v2.1, whole genome shotgun sequence.
NNNNNNCGCCGCCcctcgcccgacccgccggagccccgtctgaccccgccggagcccgtcccgacgaggtagccgagccGTTCGAACCGCTCGGTTTaattttttcgaaaccctaggtttattttttagatcggtttatttttttggtttaaatAATTAATGAACGTTCACCGatctgttcgttttaacgaacgagttCGTCGGTTAgccgcagttaacgaacgtccgttcgttaactgttcgtcagttttctttttcgtcggtttttccgcgattatttcagatcgcgatttctgatcaaattttcgttttagtttatcttttcgctcgtttatcggaatcaggcgattcaagcgcctagagtttcgtctcgaaattctctttccgtttaaccaactcaaacaagtttttgctacgtaAAATTtcacttagatccagattagtaaacgaagcttgtttctttcgccgtttgactttcgttgcttcgtttgatttgattctttttgcaaaccggagttcttaagttgaactttctggttagatcttttatttgagttttactgtaacatcccaaattttcaatttggaatgttatacatagatcatcattgcatagcatattttattgcatttttgcaaatcctcgataaatcctaagcaactcaaggaccctcggagagagttggcgaTTTTCCCGATctatcatatttgattttcatcaaataataaaacgaggattttggttttaattattttctctccggaaaaatatttcacattaaaataaatgagaggagaaaatatgacttctccaaaacaattgaaatattggaggaaaaataataaaatcatatattggattttattaggattttatttgcaattttaattgccttaaaaaaattgcacattttcaaaactgcatttttgtgtcaaaaaaatgttcaccctgttctaattattttaactagacggggaaaatttgttttatcttttttgaatttttatttatttttctgtgaatttttttggcggaataattaaaaaaaatcgcGCCCGANNNNNNNNNNNNNNNNNNNNNNNNNNNNNNNNNNNNNNNNNNNNNNNNNNNNNNNNNNNNNNNNNNNNNNNNNNNNNNNNNNNNNNNNNNNNNNNNNNNNNNNNNNNNNNNNNNNNNNNNNNNNNNNNNNNNNNNNNNNNNNNNNNNNNNNNNNNNNNNNNNNNNNNNNNNNNNNNNNNNNNNNNNNNNNNNNNNNNNNNNNNNNNNNNNNNNNNNNNNNNNNNNNNNNNNNNNNNNNNNNNNNNNNNNNNNNNNNNNNNNNNNNNNNNNNNNNNNNNNNNNNNNNNNNNNNNNNNNNNNNNNNNNNNNNNNNNNNNNNNNNNNNNNNNNNNNNNNNNNNNNNNNNNNNNNNNNNNNNNNNNNNNNNNNNNNNNNNNNNNNNNNNNNNNNNNNNNNNNNNNNNNNNNNNNNNNNNNNNNNNNNNNNNNNNNNNNNNNNNNNNNNNNNNNNNNNNNNNNNNNNNNNNNNNNNNNNNNNNNNNNNNNNNNNNNNNNNNNNNNNNNNNNNNNNNNNNNNNNNNNNNNNNNNNNNNNNNNNNNNNNNNNNNNNNNNAAActgttcgttttaaaaaaaaaccctagatcgctttattttcttcggttttattatttagtgaacgttcaccaacccgttcattttaacgaacgtgttcgtcggattttcactgttaacgaacgtccgttctttaaccgttcgtcagttttctttttcgtcagatttttccgcgaatatttcagatctcgatttctgattggatcttcgtttttgtttaacttttcgctcgtttatcggaatcaggcgattcaagcgcctagagtttcgtctcgaaattctctttccgtttaacctactcaaacaagtttttgctactgtaaaatttgacctagatccagattagtaaacgaagcttatttctttcgccgtttgactttcgttgcttcgttcgagttgattctttttgcaaaccggagttcttaagttaaactttctggttggatctttcattcgagttttacctgtgcattagatgagtatttattgtttgcttgtttgtttgtgatagagtacccggagtgcgccgcttgttacttcgaatctctaggtttcgcggatcatcagcaaggcaagtaacactttgatcataccttttccatacccagtttttattgcagtagatcaatcctcaaacattgcatggttaggatctaattaaactgtgggtattgggatgtagttgaggtagtacctattacctgttttatttatcaaacccttgggagttacttctacgtttgctattatattgccatgctatgctcgtagacgtggattgggtttgagagatattcacgacagatgtgagattgttaataatggtttacttaaggtggcaactaaaactcacatctgggtggattgaggcacctggagaacccagtgttgtctgtttttataaggaccgccgcccaggctcaaagggatcataagattattcatgctagaaactttcgtgtgcagccacaagctattatgggctctagcatagttgagtaggttacatgatctcttgaagaggtggcctagcagatgtaggggaaagtaggtgtaactgtccatccggagtaaagggtgattgtttctgaaagactgtgtctcggtcatccgtttctcaaacatcatgcagtgcgagaatcaagcggaggcgatcgagtcttgtggggaaaagtgcacaaacctctgcagagtgtacaaactaattatggttagccgtgtccccggttatggacaacttgagtatctagtacctggattatcatgtgcatctcatcaccatgttactttaattaattttgttgggttaatgatgacacttaattgggattaagttggaggtaccttctcaatgtttaacaaccaccatgatagttaaataaaaatttattcctttgccgtagggaaaaattggcttttcgcaaaactataaccatagagcttttccaccagccatatatgcatgtagtatagcattattatgttcattattctctatgtgttactttgccagcatattccatgtgctgacccgttttcgggctgcaacgttttatgttgcagacttttcagacgacgagtaaggtgccttaggtcgtggtcttatactcagtgatgccgttggagttgatggactcacttatcttccaagtcttccgctgttatcgtacttagatggccttaagccatatttatcatacttattctccttggagatattcgatgtaataagtgtgtgattgctactctgttataaatcctccatttgtactatgcgtgtcagcattactgatccagggatgacactggtgcacagcagcacagactatttgaggtctggtcgctacatttaccagtgcattagatgagtgcttattgtttgcttgtttgtttgcgatagagtacccggagtgcgccgcttgctacttatctctaggtttcacggatcatcagcaaggcaagtaacactttgatcatacctcttttactacccagttttattgcattagacaaatcctcaaacattgcatgattaggatctaattaaattgtgggtatcgggaagtagttgaggtagtacctattacctgttttattatcaaacccttgggagttacttctacgtttgcttatattgctgtgctatgctagtagacgtggattgggtttgagtgtatccatgacagatgtgagattgctaatatatggttaaacttaaggtggcaactaaaactcacatccgggtggattgaggtacctgggtattccaggatttcctgtttttcttttggaccgccacccaggttcaaagggatcatgagattattcatgctaaaaacttccgtgtgcagtcacaagctattatgggctctagcatagttgattaagttgtgtgaactcttacagtggtagactagcagatgcaggggaaagtaggtgtaactgtccatccggagtaaagggtgattgtttctgaaagactgtgtctcggtcatccgtttctcaaacatcatgtagtgcgagaatcaagcggaggcgatcgagttttgtgggaaaaagtgcacaaacctctgcagagtgtacaatctaatcatggttagccgtgtccccggttatggacatcttgagtatctagtacttggattatcatgtgaatctcatcatgttactttaattaattttgttgggttaatgatgatatttaattgggattgagaatgctgtcaaccattcttaatgtttaacaaccaccatgatagttaaataaaatttattcctttgcagtacggaaaatttggctttttgcaaaacagtaaccatagagccttccaccagccaaatatgcatgtagtgatagcatcattctgttcattactctctatgtgttattttgccagcatattccatgtgctgacccgtttcgggctgcaacgtttcatgttgcagacttttcagacgacgcgtaaggtgccttaggtcgtggtcttatactcagtgatgccgttggagttgatggactcacttatcttccaagttttccgctgttatcgtatttagatggccttaagccatatttatcatacttatttctcttttgagatactcgttgtaataagtgtgtgattgatactctgttataaatcctccatttgtactgtgcgtgtcaacgTTACTGAtatagggatgacactggtgcacagcagcacagactgtttgaggtctggtcgctacagcgcCACCCCGACACTGCAACCATCGGAGCTCATTTACGCCCATACTCGAACCGGAGAACGCACAGTGCTGTAGAATCAATCAAGCATTCAAACCACACGAAGAACAGGAGCAGCCACAGGTGGCTCATCCAACAAACGCATGCGGCTCCAAGAAGTGCCCGGTGAATCTCGGGTGCGGTCCCGTGCTCCGGCACCCAAAGTACTCCAGTTTCTCTGCCCCCCTGCAGATGGGCCCACACGAACCCAGTCCCCCGGTCCCAGCCCGCGGGCGGGGCCACGTCCAAGGGGGTATTCGGTATCACGGGTCGCACCACGAACTCGTCTTCCCGATAGTCACTTTCCCCACCCACTACGCTTCGCAGTATCCCCCAGCCATCAATTctcaaaacaaacaaaaaagaaagaaTCCCACAGCCTTCAATGAAGCGGCCAACGATCCCAGAATTCCCGGCCACcaccctcgccccgccgcctccccgACGGGTGGGCCACGCATATCCTCGCGCAGGCTTTTCCAGCGGGGTATACTACCAAGCGCCGGTGCGGAAAGTTTACTCCTCCGCCCGGTGGATATACGAGCGCGCCCCGGAAAGACGACAAGGCACCTCTGCGGGGGAGCGGCCACGCGTGCGTACCAATGGGGGCTCGCAGGCTGACACGTGGGCCCGGCCATGTGGGGCGATGGCGTTATGGGAATGGGCATCGCCCAAGCGTACGGCCGCGTCAGGGTCAGGGATGAGGGAGCAAGAAAGCCCTGACCGGCCGCGTCAGCCACGTTGGACGTGGCGAGCGACGGTGACTGGCCCCTGCGTATGGGGCGGCCCCACGTGTCGGCGTGACGCGTCCCGGCGCGTATCTTGCGCTTCGGGTAGGCCTACGTTCACTAATTAAGGACTCCGCTGCTATCTGGACGGACGGGGGAGAGAAAAAAATAAGACTCGGTCCCCTTCCAGACTTCCCCAGCAGCATCCCCCACCCCCTTTCCCACAGAGAAAAAAACAAGCCAAAGCTCTTCGTCTTTCAGGCGCAGCAGAGAGGGGAGCAGAGGGAGGCGAAGGTACAGAGCGGCAGACGACGAAGGTGGGAAGGAAGGGCCTGCGACCGACGCGGCCCCGCGTCTCCGATCATCCCCGCCGTGAGTGCTCCAGCCGCTCCCCATCTCCGATCGCGACCCCCGCTCGCTCGATGCTTCAGTTCGTCTGGCTAGGGCTTGGGCCAGTCGCAATGTGGGGGTTTTCGGCGCCGGGTTTTCGGGTTGATTTGGCGCTCTATTTCGGCCTATTTGGTCGCTTCCGAGCGCCGGGGGTTAGTGTTTCCAAGCGCGTCCGatggggaatttcctagggctttGGGTTTGGGGAAGGTTTTGGTCCGAATGTTGTGGGATTTTTCGGCGATTTTGTTTAGGTTGACCGGTAGCAGCGCTGGattggagcggcggcggcgggtttccGATCGCGACGAAATGTGGCATGTTTTAATCGGCGGTTTTGGGCGGTTGTCAGTCTGACCATTTGGGGGTACTGTCGGGGCTCGCCTCTAGTCGAAAAACTGCTGCGGGTTTACCTGGTGTCAAGTTAATCCTACATGGATTTACTGTGTCCGTAGTTTGATTTCTCCCAGAAATTTTTCTTCAACCTCTTGCAGTTTTAGCGTCCTGGTGTTGGGGTTTTAGGGGTGTAATCAATGATGAGTCCGTGCAATCCCCTTTGACCCTAGGGTTTTCGTACGGAATGATGGCGACTTTGCTTAATCTCATGTTTAGATGGGTCCTCCCTCCTTTAATTTTCGAACCTGACTATGTGGTTAAGAGGCTATTAGACTCTAAGATTCTGATTTAGGTGTGATTTTTCTGCATGCACCTTGGGGAGTGTGGGATTTGCATTTGGACCCACAATTTGTTGTGGTTAGATTAGCTTGTTGATGTGATTATCAGCAGGCTTCTCGGTAATGCGGCAGTCAGGAAACCGGATGGACCGTAGAGGGAATGTGAAGTAATTTGCAAGCTCTTGGTCGAATTCTCATTGCCAACACATGCGGTGCATGCTTGGTTTCAAGATGTATGATGATTATGTAGCTTGATTCACCTTAATTTTGGGCCTCAGGAGTTTAGAAATCACAGCATGAGTGTGTGCCGTGTGCCACTCTTGACAATTCTTTTAACAACACTTCTGATGCATAGTACAATATTTTTGGTTATTGTTAGTTTAATTGATAATGAAGTTATTTTCCCTATTTCAGTTCTCCTATTGCTTTAAGTACTGGCTTGAGCTACCATGAGTACCCAAGCTAAAGACAAATGCCCACTTTGCATGGAGACCATGGATTTGACAGATAAACAGCTGAAACCTTGTAAATGCGGATATGAGGTAAAAAAATCCATTGCTTGGAAATCATGTTTCAGTGTTTGATTTCATCTGATTCTAGTGTACTACTTATATTTCTTGTTCTCGTGCTACACTATGTGGGCTTGTGAAATATCTTGAAACACCGAAATAAGTCAGCCCTTGATCTTAAGTCTCATTTGCTTCAAGATTATTCTGTTGATATTCATTATGTGAAATTTGAGCAAAAGTATCTGTGGCGGCATCTCCTTCAAGTGTGTTAAGGACTGTTTTTGAATGAAAGGCCAACAGAACTCATTGTTTATCACTTACTAAATGTACTACCACAGTTTTCAGAAATTTGATATAGTACTAGTAACATGACTATTATCAACTAATGCATTGAAAGTTTTTTCCAGTTTGTTTAAGCTAACTGTCCTTACTACTGCCAAGAGATGAATACTGCCTGCGACATGTAATATATGAGTTGTGTCTGCTATTTGATGCCAGCTAATGCTACTGTACAATGCAACAAATTTTCATGCAATCATTTCATCTATATACTTCTGCAAATTAAATGTTTGCTCTGCCACTTCTTTGTCTTGCTGTATGCTTTTGTTGTACTTCTTGTATTGTCGTTCATTTCATACAATGGGCACATGATGAACAACTCAAATGGTGCATCTTCTTGCGGACTTGTGTATCAATGGAATACACGTATTTATAATCTATATTTTTGGTAGATATGTCTTTGGTGCTGGCATCATATAATGGAAATGGACCAGAAGGACGAGTGTGGCGGGAGGTGCCCTGGATGCCGTTCTATCTACAACAAGGATAGGATTTTGGGGACTAGCATCAGCAACCAAATGCATGTGTTTTATGACTTTATCACTACAATCTCCTTTTATATCGTATTCAATATTTTCCCTTCTGGTTCTCCCTTTGTCATCCTTATATTTCTCAAGGTTCCAGTTTAGGGGACTTCTTTTTATCTCAATATAATGCGGCAATTGTTGCCTGACTTAGGGCTTCTGTTTTACAATTGCAGATTAAAGGAACTTTGTGCTGACAAATCAAATTTGCAACATGAACAAACGAAGCTTCAAAAGCAGAAATCGGCAACGAATCAGTTGAGAGTGGCAGAAGAACCAATAGATCATCCAGATAATGTTCGTGTGATTCAGAGGAAGCTTGTGTATATTATTGGGATGCCTTCTGAGTTTGCCAGTGAAAAGGTAAATATGGGTTTCTGCTGTAAAAGTTGATTGTTTAGTACCTTAACTTATAATTAAACATCTATTGTAGTGCATATGAAAAAAAAAGCTAACTGTTCGCTGTTCATGCAGATTCTAAGGCAAAAGAGTTTTCTTGGGCAATATGGAAAAATAGAGAACATCATTATCGACAACATTGGAGCTAACCAACAGATTCCTGACTCTGGCCGTGTGTAAGTTTTTTGGTTAAGTAGAAATTGCAATTGAAAATTATATCGCTTTAACACTGGGAACAAGTCAGTCAAACAAGAACCACTCAATAAATAGATAATATTCTTGGCCATGGGATCAGATCTAGATGGATATCAGCCACTAAAAGCCGCTTACACATTTTAGAAAAGACGAAGCATGCCTGACATATTCaacttcatactccctccgtcccaaaataagtgtctcaactttgtactagctctagtacaaatttgtactaagctcaagacacttattttgggatggagggagtatgatttaaCCCAACCCACATTCTGCCACCTCTTTTTTGGATAACATACATTCTCCCACCTAGTGACATAAGATCACACATTGTAAGGCTGGTTACCCTATTTTAATGGTCATTCCGAAATATAGATAGATACCACCAATGTAACCTCACCCCACCCAAATAAGGAACTGAATGTTTTATCTTATATTTCAGTCAATATGTTCTTTCtttcaaaatattcaaaaaaatggtTACTCTCTCTGATCCAAATTAATTGTCAAAATTGTACTTAAGCTGcgacaattaatttggatcggagggagtacacttATTTCAGTCAATAAGTTGTTCTTTTCTGGCTTTTGCGTAATTCTCTGTATGTCTCCTTGCAGATATGTCACATATTCGAGAGAAGAAGAAGCTGTACTGTGCATAGAGGCGGTTAATGGTTACATCTTGGATGGCAGACCTTTAAAGTAATTTCTGTCACTAACTACACAGGTTTAATATAAAACACCATCTATCTCGTGCTCTACGAAGTCTATGCCTTATGTTTCATCTGTTCATCATGCAGGGCAACCTTTGGTGTTACAAGATATTGTCATATATGGCTAAGCAATAAGGTGTGTCTTACATATAAACCTTCACTTGCCTCCAACTACTGACTCCTTCCATTTATTGCTAAAATTTCCCATGTCTTACCTCAGGTTTGCCAAAAGCCAAATTGTTCATATGTGCACCAGAAAGCCCTACCAGAAGATGTTTGTACCAAAGATGATGTTGGTGTGTTTTGTGCAAGGTATAAATTGCTACTAGCCTTTTAAAATGCGCACATGGAATTTAATTTAGCATTCATTAATCTTGTTTTATTGTTGGCGCTTACTGGTGAAAGCTTTGTTTGACTAAATATTCGCTTGCAACTTTCGCAAAGCTGTACTACGATCATACTctatgcgtcaaccttttttattgTGGTTGCACCCGCAGCTTCCGCAACCTGTACTAAGACCATACTCTGTGCAGTCTTATTTTCTTAGTATCAGTCATGATAACAACTTTTTCTAAAATTGGTAACATTCAATTAGTTTGTGGCTATATTTTCTTTTGTTGTTAGCTTGTTATTGACCATCAGTGTTATCATATTTTAAGGTTATAACGTTCTGTCAAAGAAAAACTGGTAGCTTACTTACGCTCcttaaatattatatatatattatcaAAAGCAGGAGGTTCAgatatttcttttgttttcttttctgagATAAGGATTCAGCATTTGCTGGGAATGAATATGAAGGGCCCCCAGCAGCGTTCAGGAGTTACTTTACCTTCTCCAAGTGGCTGCAATTCAAGAACTACCATGTGTAGTGGGAATTCCAAAGATAAAGTAAGAAAATAATTCAATCTGAGCTAATGTTTCATGGGGATATGCTTGTCAatgccattatctgtattttttctGTGATGGAAAATTCGGGCTTGGTATGTGCTGATTGTTGACATCATCGTTGTGCTAATCATGTTTCCTGCATTTGAAGATTTGCGTCAATGATGTAGTAGTACCCAGAGTTTGCAATAATAATCCTGGTACCCTGCCAGCAGCAATTCCACGGTAATTTATTTTGTTTGCTGGCTCTTGATCCTGCTGTTGTATCTTCTACTGATGGTCATCTTTGATCCTTTGACAGGGATTCAGGCAAGCCGCCATCCATTGTAAATACAGCTCTTCATCAGCAGAATAATCATGAGAGCGTACTTAGTCAGCAAAAACAGGTTGCCTCCAAATCTCAAGAATTACCACCACTTAGACCAAAGGACCAGTTGGCTTCCAGCGATGACAAATCCAATACATCTGCGCATTTGGGAAATGGAATTTCAGATTCCAAGAAAATGGCCACAGAAGTAAATGGAACagttgaaacttcatggagaaaaCCACAATATGCTAATATAGTTTCACAAGGATCTAGCGGACCAGCTCGCCGCTTGACTGTGCTTACCAGGGAGTTGACATCTACTGATACAAGGTCTAAAGTTACAGGACAAGTAGGTAGCTGGATATCATCTAAAGCTGCAGGACAAGCATCCAGTTCGATATCATCTACTGATACAAGGTCTAAAGCTGCAGGACAAGTAATTAGTTCGATATCATCTACTGATACAAGGTCTAAAGCTGCAGGACAAGTAGTTAGTTGGACATCATCTACTGATACAAGGTCTAAAGCTGCAGGACAAGTAGTTAGTTGGACATCATCTACTGATACAAGGCCTAAAGCTACAGGACAAGTAGTTAGTTGGGCATCATCTACTGATACAAGGCCTAAAGCTGCTGGACAAGTAGTTAGTTCGACATCATCTACTGATACAAGGTCTAAAGCTGCAGGACAAGTAGTTAGTTTGACATCATCTACTGATACAAGGCCTAAAGCTACAGGAGTTACTTGGATTTCAAATTCCAAGAGACTTGGTTTGCCAAAAGATGAAGGCCATGACAGAACTGCAATTCCCAGATATCAGGCTGTAAAGGGAGTTTCCCAGAAACCAGAGGAACCTTCCAATAGTTTAACTAGCCAGCTTTCCTCAGCAGCTGTTAAACCTCATGTTAGAGCAGAGGAGAAGAATGCATGCTCAGATACCAGGGATAATCCAGTCCAAGAAAAGAACATGCAGGCTATGGTGAGCACTGTATCAGCCAGTGCAACTGCATTGGAGAGTTCGAGGGTCATTCCTACCGTGCTCCGTAATCTTTCAAGTTCTAATGGTGTGTCACAGACATCAGCTGGGCCAGATAAGCTTTCAAATTTGCACAGAAAGTTGGCATCTGAAAACCAATCAAAGATCTTACATCAACAAAAGGCAGCTCTTTCAAATAAAGCTGTAGCAAGTGGTAGCATTCTCGGCAATCAAGTTGTGTGCACTGATGGCAAACATCAATCTTCACCACAAGGAGGGGATCACAGCTTGTGCAATGGGGAAATGACCTTGTTAGGAGCTAAAATTCCATCTGAGCATGCAGAGAAGATTCGGCTACCAAGACGAGTCAGTGATATATTGGCCAAGGATAGTCAAGGAAGAAAGAGATTAGTTTGTCCACCTGGATTTAGCGAGCTTCGCAAGTCTTCTGATTCAGGCAAGTCTGTATCAATGAGCTCCTCAACTTGCTCTGCACTTCGCTCTACATCTGATGCCCCGGCACAAGATTCATGCTCTGTTACAGACCAACCAGACATCATTAGCTGGGTCTCAGAGTGCCTGGAAGATGATGGAGATCACAAACAAAGTAGTGGTGTGAGCATATCTTCCACACTCAGCTCCACTGATACCATATGGAGACCCACACCACAGGTTCCTGGCCCCAGCTTCGGTGCATCAAATCACTGTCAGTTACCTCCATACCCTGGTGGCTTGCCCCAGTCCATGGGTGGGGATCAAAACCCCATGAGATGCTGCTGCACTTTTCCGTCCGTAAGCAATAGACCAAATCAGATGCCTGAATATTGGAATGGAGGTGCCAATAGCTACATGGCCCCTGGTGGGTATGATACATTCTACCAGAACTGGACTAATGGAAGCGCAGATCCAGGCCTGAACAGTGCACAGGTTGACCTTTCATACTCCATGTACACCCTGTTCTGATCAACAGAGCTGTGTTGCAACCCTAACAATACAGACGCACAAGTCATGCATACATGCTAACCTAGCTCGCAGAAGGGGTGGATGGTGGCGACATGGGGGGTCGCCAATGCAGTGTTGGTGCTGAAGCTTAAGCTTTGTAAAGATGAAACGTGAAACTTGTTATTGTAAAACGGTTGTGTTGGATGGCACCTTTAGCGAAAATTTGCTGAATAGCCGTCTCATTGGATCTGTACTCGTGTAGTATGGCCGGTGTTTTACTGCTGTTCTGTGCTGGACCATGGATTACTTGGTCTTTGTCGTCCTTGGCATCTTTTTGGTTGCTCCACGATGATAGCAGAAGGCCAGGACACATGATTGCTAGTGTATGGTTTACCGTCCATTTCGTCCAACTAGACTAAATCGTAAACTGTATCTGGCTCTTTTCTTAAATTCTCTGATCGCCAAAAGCAATTGTCAACCCATGAGCATGAGGCTGTTTGTGTCTCTGCCTCTTTCTGCCAAGCTTATCATGACATGCCCCTCCTTATCGATCAATGATGGTGATACTGTGAGGGAATTTATTCCTCTCCCAAGCAGAGGGCTGTGAGCCACTGCTTTCACGACAGCAAGCACCAATTGCGCTGGTGCAAACTTACTACTACTAGAAAGTAAAGCGACGCTGATAAAAATCTTTGATAATCCACTAGTGAATGCCATTTAGATTCTCTCTGTTGGTCTACCAAGCCCAAGAAATCATGACTTTCAGCAACTCAGTGTATTTTTTATGGGACTTTTAGCAACTCAGTTGCTTGCAGAAGTGAGCAAACAGTTGGTGGCTACTACTACTCCGTCCGTCGCAATGCAATTATGAGGTTCCGTCAAGCCGAAAATGTAAGAGCACCAGAATAATGGTACCAGCACCAGTAACCATTGATGTCTAGTAGTACTACGAGTAGCACAGTGGTTTGAAGCTGTTTCATCCAATGGTACCACATCAAGTGCAATCAGTACTTCCAATG
Coding sequences within:
- the LOC123077763 gene encoding serine-rich adhesin for platelets isoform X2 — its product is MRLKELCADKSNLQHEQTKLQKQKSATNQLRVAEEPIDHPDNVRVIQRKLVYIIGMPSEFASEKILRQKSFLGQYGKIENIIIDNIGANQQIPDSGRVYVTYSREEEAVLCIEAVNGYILDGRPLKATFGVTRYCHIWLSNKVCQKPNCSYVHQKALPEDVCTKDDVGVFCARIQHLLGMNMKGPQQRSGVTLPSPSGCNSRTTMCSGNSKDKICVNDVVVPRVCNNNPGTLPAAIPRDSGKPPSIVNTALHQQNNHESVLSQQKQVASKSQELPPLRPKDQLASSDDKSNTSAHLGNGISDSKKMATEVNGTVETSWRKPQYANIVSQGSSGPARRLTVLTRELTSTDTRSKVTGQVGSWISSKAAGQASSSISSTDTRSKAAGQVISSISSTDTRSKAAGQVVSWTSSTDTRSKAAGQVVSWTSSTDTRPKATGQVVSWASSTDTRPKAAGQVVSSTSSTDTRSKAAGQVVSLTSSTDTRPKATGVTWISNSKRLGLPKDEGHDRTAIPRYQAVKGVSQKPEEPSNSLTSQLSSAAVKPHVRAEEKNACSDTRDNPVQEKNMQAMVSTVSASATALESSRVIPTVLRNLSSSNGVSQTSAGPDKLSNLHRKLASENQSKILHQQKAALSNKAVASGSILGNQVVCTDGKHQSSPQGGDHSLCNGEMTLLGAKIPSEHAEKIRLPRRVSDILAKDSQGRKRLVCPPGFSELRKSSDSGKSVSMSSSTCSALRSTSDAPAQDSCSVTDQPDIISWVSECLEDDGDHKQSSGVSISSTLSSTDTIWRPTPQVPGPSFGASNHCQLPPYPGGLPQSMGGDQNPMRCCCTFPSVSNRPNQMPEYWNGGANSYMAPGGYDTFYQNWTNGSADPGLNSAQVDLSYSMYTLF
- the LOC123077763 gene encoding serine-rich adhesin for platelets isoform X1, coding for MSTQAKDKCPLCMETMDLTDKQLKPCKCGYEICLWCWHHIMEMDQKDECGGRCPGCRSIYNKDRILGTSISNQILKELCADKSNLQHEQTKLQKQKSATNQLRVAEEPIDHPDNVRVIQRKLVYIIGMPSEFASEKILRQKSFLGQYGKIENIIIDNIGANQQIPDSGRVYVTYSREEEAVLCIEAVNGYILDGRPLKATFGVTRYCHIWLSNKVCQKPNCSYVHQKALPEDVCTKDDVGVFCARIQHLLGMNMKGPQQRSGVTLPSPSGCNSRTTMCSGNSKDKICVNDVVVPRVCNNNPGTLPAAIPRDSGKPPSIVNTALHQQNNHESVLSQQKQVASKSQELPPLRPKDQLASSDDKSNTSAHLGNGISDSKKMATEVNGTVETSWRKPQYANIVSQGSSGPARRLTVLTRELTSTDTRSKVTGQVGSWISSKAAGQASSSISSTDTRSKAAGQVISSISSTDTRSKAAGQVVSWTSSTDTRSKAAGQVVSWTSSTDTRPKATGQVVSWASSTDTRPKAAGQVVSSTSSTDTRSKAAGQVVSLTSSTDTRPKATGVTWISNSKRLGLPKDEGHDRTAIPRYQAVKGVSQKPEEPSNSLTSQLSSAAVKPHVRAEEKNACSDTRDNPVQEKNMQAMVSTVSASATALESSRVIPTVLRNLSSSNGVSQTSAGPDKLSNLHRKLASENQSKILHQQKAALSNKAVASGSILGNQVVCTDGKHQSSPQGGDHSLCNGEMTLLGAKIPSEHAEKIRLPRRVSDILAKDSQGRKRLVCPPGFSELRKSSDSGKSVSMSSSTCSALRSTSDAPAQDSCSVTDQPDIISWVSECLEDDGDHKQSSGVSISSTLSSTDTIWRPTPQVPGPSFGASNHCQLPPYPGGLPQSMGGDQNPMRCCCTFPSVSNRPNQMPEYWNGGANSYMAPGGYDTFYQNWTNGSADPGLNSAQVDLSYSMYTLF